Genomic window (Sphingosinicella microcystinivorans):
GTACCAGCGTCATGCGCTGCGCTGTTCCCCGCAAAACCGATTTGGTATGGTCTGATACGGCGATGGTTTCAGAAGCTGCGATCAACGGCTTCTGTTCTCCGGGACCTAGGGTCGGCAGAGAAAATCCGGCGGTGTCATATCTGCCCCGGATGCTGATATAGCGATATAGCATCACCCGCGCAGGTCCAGATGACTGCCAACCTGAGATTCGATGCTCACAAGTCCGTAGCAGTTGGTCTACTTGCTCTCTGGTTTCGAGACTGGAAGTGTTGTCGTCCGGTCCGAGGTAGATGGGCGGGGTGATGAATGCCCTGGCATTCCAGGAAGTGGCTTTGCCTAACATGCTCATGGTAAAATTCCCCAGGCTTACTTTGGAATTCCGTTCGGGTGTACTCGGGCCGAGTTCTGGCTTTTAAATTCAACACTTTGGTCTGTCCATGACCCGTACCGCTTCGACCAACATCGCTCTGTGGTGGCGCTTCCAATAGGAAGCGGCATGTCGTTGCGGTCTTGACCGCACCTTGCCGCCGTACCGGCAGGCAAGGTTTCAAGAAGGCTCCCCGGCACGGCGGCTCCAAGATTTGAGGAGATTGCCCGATGCCCTTGGCACCCCAGCCCCGTCGTAGAACTGATGCCCCGCGCGCTGTGTCGCCGCGAGGGGTAGGTCTGTCCGCCCAGTCTCAGCACTTGGCCCTGGCATGCGGGCGCCGTCGCTGCGTCAGTACACCGCACTGGCGCACGCCAAGACATCTCTCAGGAGCCCTTGCTACCTTGAGCCAGCACATGCTCGCGCTTCGTCCATCGCAATCAACTGTCGATGTGTGTAATAAAGTGGGTAATGGAGGTTGTGTTTAATGGAAAACATTAATGAAATCAAGGACTTAGAATCATGAGACTCTTGATGGTGGACAACGACGAGCGGCAGGCGACCACCCTTGTAGCCGGGCGGGAGCACGAGATCGCCCCACGTGTCGAGACCGACGTTGTTGGTGAAGAACAGCCGCCGCGACGTGCCGAGGCGGATGTTCCGGAATTCCGGGTTCGGATCGAAGACGGTGGTCGACGCGCCTGTTGCCGGATCAATGGCGACGATCCGGCGCGGCGTCACTGCGTTCTCGCGCAGGCAGTAGAGCTTGCCCGATGCGGCTGTGCAGCCCTGCAGAACGTCCTCGCCGGCCACCAGCTGTACGGGATCGCCCTTGCCGGGCGTCCAGCGCCAGACTGCCATGTCGCTGTGCGCCCGTCCCTGCTTTCGAACGATAAGCAGGCTGTCGCCGAGCCAGGTCAGCCCGGCAATCTTGCCGGAGCAGGCCTCGGCTGCGCACCCGATCCGCTCACCTCCGGCGTTCTCGACATGGATGCGAAGCGGCCCAAGGAAGCCCTCGCGTGTGGTCCAGGCGCGGCCGTGCGCTGACCGCGCATCGAATTCGGAGCGCGCGCCAAGCGTGACATCAGCTCCCATCTGCGCCGCTTCGCGCGCGTCCGCCGTGCGAACTCCGCTTCCGTCCGGCGCTGCCGACAGGATCACCCGCGGATGCTCGCCTGTGATCTTCGGGAAGGCACCGGTCGTCGGATTGAAGCGGTCATCGTAGAGATAGCCCGACCGTCCCTCCTCGGCGATCCGCGCGCGTGTTTCCCGGATTCCGGGGCGGATACCGACAAGGACGCGCGCGCTGTCGCCGGTCCAGCCGACCGTCTCGGCATCGTCGGCAAGCGCCGTGACCGCGTTGGCACCGCTTCCGTCCGCCGCGGCGCGCCAGACCTGCACGACGCCGTCCAGCTTCTTCCGGTAGGCGATCCAGCGTCCGTCGGGCGACCAGAACGGCACGACGAGATCCGGAAAGCCCGGCTGTTCGAGCATGCCGCGCAGGATGTAAGAGAGTGTGATGAGTTCGCCGCCGGTGTCGACGGTGCGGACATGTCCACTCGCGAGATCGAGAACGGCCAGCGCGCGGCAGTAGCTGTTGGTTTCGGGATGGGCGCGATTGACGATAAACGCGAGCGCCCGGCCATCGGGCGAGACCGAGAGCGGGCTGTGGCTCGAGGCCATGCCACCTTCGGGAAGGCCAATGTCGCGCAGCCGCATCAGGTCGTCGGGTACGAAGTTGCGCATTGTAGCAGCAGGCGCGGACGCCTGCGGGAGAACGTCAGCGCATGGCGTTTCGGCCTCTGCACCGTTGCAGGCCAGCACGCCTGCAAGAGTTGCGCCGATAGCGCATGCGTGGATACCGCCTCGAGTCGAAAGCGTGCGGAAGAGACTTACCATGTCTTGCTGACTCCAAGGCTGATGAACCGCCCGACGGCTGAGTAATTTGTCGAGTCGTAGGGCGTGTCGTAGTAGAGCGTCGTCCGGATCGGATCGGGACGCGCGTTGAGGACATTCTCGGCGGCGAGCACGAATTCCAGACTGCCAAGGAGACCGCCGCCGCGCGGTGTCTCGAAGCGCACCGCGAGATCGAGCGTTGTCGTCCCCTCGACATCATCGGGAGGCATCTGCCGCATGTCGGTAACCCCGCCGGTATAGTTGAGATGCGCGTTCAGCCCGAGTGGCCCCGCGCTCCAGTTTGCGCCGGCGCGTGCACGCCAGTGCGGCGGGTTGAACAGCCGGCCCGCGAGCGCCAGCTCGGGCTGCAGTGCGGTACGACGCTGTGTGCTTTCGAGCCAGGTCGCGTTGAGCGTAAGGTTGAGCGTGCCTCCGGCAATGGCGGTTTCGTAGCTTGCCAGCGCATCGAACCCGCGGATCGTCTGATGCCCGGCATTGACGTAGCGGTTGTTGACAATTGCAGTCACCGAAGCCGGATCAAAGACTCCACCAGTGCTGTTGAAAAAACTGTCCACCGAGGCGATAGCGGTATTCACTGCGCCAACGTCCGGATCGCGGGAAACCAGATCGGCGTAGGCGGGATCGGCGAGCGCCTGCGCTGTCGTCACGATCGGTGTAACGATGCGGTTCCGGTAGCGCGTTTCAAACCAGCCAAGCTCAAGCCGCGCGCCTGCTATCGACGCGGGCTCAAACACGACCGACGCCGACCAGGTTCGCGCACGTTCGGGCGCGAGTGCGGTGTTGCCACCGATCAGCAGCAGCGCGGTTGCGCCGGGCGTTGCGGTGCCGCCGAGGCGGGTTGCGGGGACGAGCGTCGCCGACGGCGACTGATAGAGCTGCAGGAAGGTCGGCGCGCGAAACGACCGGCCCCAGCTGCCCTTCAGCGTCACACCGGCGAAGGGCTCGTAGATGAGGCCGAGCTTGGGCGTCACCACCGTATCGATATCGGGGTAACGCTCGTAGCGGAGCGCACCACTAAGGTTCAGACGGTAGACGCCCGGAACAGCCATGGCCGGCGCGACGAACGGCAGGTTCAGCTCCGCGTAGGCAAAGTTGCTGTCGCGCGTCTCGTTGATGTCGAGCTGCGGCGCAAGCGCGCGGCGCAGTTCGAAGGCATTCTGCCGGTAGCCGCCGCCTAGCGCGAGGCGTGCACTGCCGCCGGGTAGCGAAAACAACGGACCATCCGCGGCAAGCTCAATCGAGGTCGCGGAATTGCAATAGCAATTGGGGCCGTTCAATAGGATGCTGTCGCCAAGGATGTTGGCGATCGTGAAATGCACGCGGTCCTCGCCGTACATCGTGGAGAGGGCGGCGCGCCAGCTGCCGAGATCCACCTTGAGCGCGGGCGCGATCGCAAAGGACATGCTCCGCGTCCGGTTTTCCGCGCGGCTCACATCGAGGTCGCCGGCTGTGTTCAGCGGGAAGATAGATGCCTTCCAGCGCTTGTTGTAAAGTGCATCGAAGGCGAGCGTGACCTTGTCCCCGATCGTCTGATGCCCGCTCACAAGCCCGTTGTGGTGCTTGAGGAAGGGAAACAGCGTCACACCCGGGGTCACATCGGCGGCATAGCTGCGCTGCCGCGCGACGATCGGCGAGATGCGCGAGAATTCATAGGCGCCCATGAGACCGCCGCTGTCCCAGGTGCGCCCGGCCAGAAGTCCGTACTGCTGCTGACCGTTGCCGCCGTCGGTCGATGCGCCCCAGCGTGCCCGCGTCCGCACACCGTCGAAATCGCGGCGGAGAATGATGTTCGCGACACCGGCGACAGCATCCGAGCCGTAGAGCGCCGATGCGCCGTCCGCGACGATCTCGATGCGGTCGACGGCATCGAAGGGAATCGCCGAGATATCGACGCTCTGCAGCGCCGACGAATAGGACAGCCGGTGGCCGTTGAGGAGCGTCAGTGTGGCATCGCTGCCAAGCCCGCGCAGGTTGAGCGACGTGCCGCCGCCGATGTCGACGCCGCTCGCCTCGGGGACATTGTTGCCGATGCCCGGGTTCTGCCCGCCCCCAAAATTCTGCGGCAACGCCCGCATCGCATCGGCGAGCCCCGCCTGCCCCGCCGCGCGCATCCGGTCAGCGCTGACCGCGATGACCGGCGAGGCAATGGGCGCACCCCGAATCCGCGTGCCAGTGACGACGATCGGTTCGTCGCCGCTGCGTGCGCCTACAGATTCGGCGCGGCGGATCACGAGTGCGCCGTTCACACGCTCCGCGGCAAGCCCCGTTCCTGCAAGCAATGCGCGGACGGCATCATCGGGGGCGTAGGCGCCGCGTAGCGCCGGCGCTGCAAGTCCCTCCACGAGCGCCGCCGGCGCGATGATTTCGGTGCCCGACCGCGTTCCGATTTCGCCGAGCGCGGCACCAAGCGCCTGCGCGGGCATATCGTAGGTCTGCGCATCGGGTCCCTGCGCGAGCACCGGTGCGCTGTTCGCCAGCAACCAGAGCGCGACAAGACTGGGCCTCACGGCATTTTTCTGCCGTTTCTTCTGCGTCATTTATTCCTCCCTGTGGACGCCTCGGGATGAAGCGTTCAGGGCGGTTGACGCCGGGGGCGGCAAACCCCCTACGCGGTTTTCAGAAAGATCGCGCTTCCAGCCGGATAGTGCCGCCCGGGTCGCGAACGACCACAAGGTCGAGCGTTGCGGCAAGCTTGTCGGCAAGGCGCGGGTCGCCAAGGCGCATGGTACCCGATACCTTGAGCGCGCCCAGCGCCGGATCGGCCAGTTCGATACGAGTACCCGGCGACCGGTTGGCCTCCGCGACAAGCTGGCCAAGCGGCAGGCGCTGCGTCACCAAAAGGCCTTCGGTCCAGTGCGCAGTGCCCGCAGGAGCAGCGGTAATGCCCGCATCCCCGCCCTTCGTCACAATACGCTCGCCCGGGTTCAGCGTCGCAGGCTTCGATGCGTTCGCCGCGCTGACATCGACCACACCTTCCAGAAGCGTCACTTCGGCGCCGGTATCACCCGCCGCGACGTCGAAGACGGTGCCGCGCGCGACGACGCGGGCGCCCGCGGCAAACACGACGAAGGGCCGCCTGGCATCATGCGCAACAACAAACCGTACCCGGCCACGATCCAGCCGGATCCGGCGTTCGGCGCCTGAATATTCCACGGCAAGCGCGCCGCCGCCGTCCAGAAGCACTGATGAGCCGTCAGCGAGCCCCCATGCGCGCCGTTCATCATTGGGGCTCGCAAGTGCAAGAACCTTCGCCGGGACGTGTTCGGGCGGCATAGGAGACCCGGCCGACAACAGGCTGACGCCGAGCAGGAGGAGCACGATTGCCGCAGCGGCTGCCAGTGGTTTCCAGCGCGC
Coding sequences:
- a CDS encoding TonB-dependent receptor, with product MTQKKRQKNAVRPSLVALWLLANSAPVLAQGPDAQTYDMPAQALGAALGEIGTRSGTEIIAPAALVEGLAAPALRGAYAPDDAVRALLAGTGLAAERVNGALVIRRAESVGARSGDEPIVVTGTRIRGAPIASPVIAVSADRMRAAGQAGLADAMRALPQNFGGGQNPGIGNNVPEASGVDIGGGTSLNLRGLGSDATLTLLNGHRLSYSSALQSVDISAIPFDAVDRIEIVADGASALYGSDAVAGVANIILRRDFDGVRTRARWGASTDGGNGQQQYGLLAGRTWDSGGLMGAYEFSRISPIVARQRSYAADVTPGVTLFPFLKHHNGLVSGHQTIGDKVTLAFDALYNKRWKASIFPLNTAGDLDVSRAENRTRSMSFAIAPALKVDLGSWRAALSTMYGEDRVHFTIANILGDSILLNGPNCYCNSATSIELAADGPLFSLPGGSARLALGGGYRQNAFELRRALAPQLDINETRDSNFAYAELNLPFVAPAMAVPGVYRLNLSGALRYERYPDIDTVVTPKLGLIYEPFAGVTLKGSWGRSFRAPTFLQLYQSPSATLVPATRLGGTATPGATALLLIGGNTALAPERARTWSASVVFEPASIAGARLELGWFETRYRNRIVTPIVTTAQALADPAYADLVSRDPDVGAVNTAIASVDSFFNSTGGVFDPASVTAIVNNRYVNAGHQTIRGFDALASYETAIAGGTLNLTLNATWLESTQRRTALQPELALAGRLFNPPHWRARAGANWSAGPLGLNAHLNYTGGVTDMRQMPPDDVEGTTTLDLAVRFETPRGGGLLGSLEFVLAAENVLNARPDPIRTTLYYDTPYDSTNYSAVGRFISLGVSKTW
- a CDS encoding FecR family protein, with amino-acid sequence MDGDARVAEASDWYARMRGPEAANDRLAFEAWYAVPENARVYRNLEEIWNTAGRSSLRKQPAGSQRSARWKPLAAAAAIVLLLLGVSLLSAGSPMPPEHVPAKVLALASPNDERRAWGLADGSSVLLDGGGALAVEYSGAERRIRLDRGRVRFVVAHDARRPFVVFAAGARVVARGTVFDVAAGDTGAEVTLLEGVVDVSAANASKPATLNPGERIVTKGGDAGITAAPAGTAHWTEGLLVTQRLPLGQLVAEANRSPGTRIELADPALGALKVSGTMRLGDPRLADKLAATLDLVVVRDPGGTIRLEARSF